From Candidatus Poribacteria bacterium, one genomic window encodes:
- the crtI gene encoding phytoene desaturase, whose translation MKRKIVIIGSGFGGLAAAIRLQAKGMQVTLLEKNVKVGGHAYQLVKGGYTFDMGPSIITAPNLIQRVFACANARMEDYLDLVKLDPFYRLYFHDGSFLDYTDDGIQMKQQMTRFNVKDADNYDAFMAHTCQLYNAVITDGLGATAFDLSTMLGFLPRALRLQALRPAYDFVKKYFEDPRHRFIFSFHPLFIGGNPFRAPAVYLMIPYLEKTGGVWFCKGGMYKFVEALENVFKKLGGIVETKAEVERIVVENQCAKGVIANEKFYAADGVISNADLVHTYGKLIKSEHRRKWSDKKLRKIQYSMSAFLLYLGVRKKYPQLKHHTLILSERYKGLVTDIFDNKVLPNDFSMYLHIPSQTDPSMAPEGCESMYVLIPVPNLESNVNWAKTKEAYTDKVLTFLENDFGLTDLRRSIEVLETFTPSDFKRQRNNHLGSAWGVEPKLTQTAYFRPHNRSEDIQKLYFVGANTHPGAGVPGVLLTAETTIKLVIKDLIEEGSS comes from the coding sequence ATGAAGCGGAAAATTGTCATCATCGGTTCAGGATTCGGAGGTCTCGCAGCAGCGATCCGACTACAAGCTAAAGGCATGCAAGTCACACTTCTGGAAAAGAACGTAAAAGTTGGGGGGCATGCCTATCAACTCGTTAAGGGCGGCTACACTTTCGATATGGGTCCCTCGATCATCACCGCGCCCAATCTGATTCAGCGTGTGTTTGCGTGTGCTAATGCGCGGATGGAAGATTACCTCGATTTGGTGAAACTCGACCCATTTTATCGCCTCTACTTTCATGATGGTTCATTCCTCGACTACACAGATGACGGCATACAGATGAAACAACAAATGACGCGGTTCAACGTAAAAGATGCCGACAATTACGACGCGTTTATGGCGCATACTTGTCAACTCTATAATGCTGTCATCACGGACGGGTTAGGCGCGACCGCATTTGATTTGTCAACGATGCTCGGTTTTCTACCGCGTGCTTTACGACTTCAAGCATTGAGGCCTGCTTACGACTTCGTTAAGAAGTATTTTGAGGATCCGCGTCACCGCTTCATTTTCTCATTTCATCCGCTGTTCATAGGCGGCAACCCGTTCCGAGCACCCGCTGTCTACCTGATGATCCCGTATCTTGAAAAAACCGGAGGCGTCTGGTTCTGCAAAGGAGGTATGTACAAATTTGTTGAGGCATTAGAAAATGTATTTAAAAAACTCGGTGGCATCGTCGAAACCAAAGCAGAAGTTGAACGGATTGTTGTTGAAAATCAGTGCGCAAAGGGCGTTATTGCAAACGAAAAATTTTACGCAGCAGATGGTGTTATTTCAAATGCCGATCTGGTCCATACTTACGGAAAACTCATCAAGTCCGAGCATCGTAGGAAATGGTCCGACAAGAAACTCAGAAAGATCCAATATTCGATGAGTGCCTTCCTTCTCTATCTCGGTGTCCGCAAGAAATATCCGCAACTGAAGCACCACACCCTTATTCTATCCGAAAGATACAAGGGACTGGTAACCGATATTTTTGACAATAAAGTGCTTCCGAATGATTTTTCAATGTACCTCCATATTCCATCGCAAACCGATCCGTCAATGGCACCGGAAGGCTGTGAGAGCATGTATGTCCTGATTCCAGTACCGAATTTGGAGAGCAACGTCAACTGGGCAAAGACGAAGGAGGCATATACGGACAAAGTGCTGACGTTCTTGGAAAATGATTTTGGACTGACAGACCTAAGGCGTTCAATTGAAGTGCTTGAAACGTTTACGCCTTCAGATTTCAAAAGGCAACGCAACAACCATCTCGGCAGCGCATGGGGGGTTGAACCAAAACTGACACAGACAGCGTATTTTCGACCGCATAACCGAAGTGAAGATATACAGAAACTCTACTTTGTTGGCGCAAACACGCATCCCGGTGCAGGGGTCCCGGGTGTCCTGCTGACAGCAGAAACGACGATTAAACTTGTCATTAAAGATTTGATTGAGGAGGGTTCATCATGA
- a CDS encoding lycopene cyclase domain-containing protein, with amino-acid sequence MKFEYLLFNLIVTVGPVVSQFNRQIKHISQWRLKLLTNGIVMIPYIIWDVLVTGSHWHFNKAYTLDFRLFGLPIGEWLFFITVPFGCLLVWETLSDAKLSTRLRPLRYVGTVLYIALPIGIWVFSRGKQYTGLVLCCIGLVGLTDTLLRTELLMQLKTYIYLGIVVGLILIFNGYLTARPVVLYGEAYQMGYRILTIPIEDFGYGFTLMLFNAMFYEKVFNFTLRRNNGRMA; translated from the coding sequence ATGAAATTTGAATACCTTTTGTTTAATCTCATTGTCACTGTTGGACCCGTAGTATCGCAATTTAATCGCCAAATTAAGCACATATCACAGTGGCGATTGAAATTGCTCACAAATGGAATCGTCATGATCCCGTATATTATATGGGACGTGCTGGTCACCGGTTCACATTGGCACTTCAACAAGGCGTATACGCTTGACTTCCGGTTGTTCGGGTTGCCGATTGGAGAGTGGCTCTTTTTCATCACAGTTCCGTTTGGGTGCTTGTTAGTATGGGAAACATTGTCGGATGCGAAGCTATCAACGCGACTGAGACCTCTTCGGTATGTCGGAACAGTTTTATACATTGCCCTGCCGATCGGTATATGGGTTTTCAGCAGAGGTAAGCAGTACACAGGATTAGTCCTGTGCTGTATTGGGCTTGTTGGACTGACAGACACGTTGTTAAGAACCGAGCTGCTTATGCAACTGAAGACCTATATCTATCTTGGAATTGTTGTTGGTTTGATTTTGATATTCAACGGTTATCTCACAGCGCGCCCTGTGGTTTTATATGGTGAGGCGTATCAAATGGGTTACCGAATTTTGACAATTCCTATTGAAGATTTCGGATATGGATTCACGCTGATGCTCTTTAACGCGATGTTCTACGAAAAAGTTTTTAATTTTACCTTGCGGAGAAACAACGGGCGTATGGCATAA
- a CDS encoding isopentenyl-diphosphate Delta-isomerase, whose product MQEHVILVDQTGREIGIEEKIQAHRDGKLHSAFSVFVFNAVGELLLQRRAQTKYHSGGLWTNTCCSHPRPGEQYHHAARRRLHEEMGFDCELKEIFRFTYHTQLDNSLFEHELDHVFVGHYSGQPIPNPDEVDDWKWMDISALKHDVRKNPQNYTYWFKLALDRVVEHFPKISFRDEI is encoded by the coding sequence ATGCAAGAGCACGTAATACTCGTTGACCAGACGGGAAGAGAAATCGGCATTGAAGAAAAGATACAAGCCCATCGTGATGGTAAATTACACAGCGCATTTTCGGTTTTCGTTTTTAACGCCGTAGGGGAATTGCTGCTGCAAAGGCGCGCACAAACGAAGTATCACTCCGGTGGATTGTGGACGAACACCTGCTGTAGCCATCCACGCCCCGGTGAACAGTATCATCACGCAGCGCGGCGACGACTCCATGAAGAAATGGGTTTCGATTGTGAACTCAAGGAGATTTTCAGATTTACTTACCACACCCAACTCGATAATAGCTTATTTGAGCACGAACTCGATCATGTCTTTGTTGGACACTATAGTGGTCAACCGATTCCGAATCCTGACGAAGTGGATGACTGGAAGTGGATGGACATAAGCGCGTTGAAGCACGATGTTCGGAAAAACCCCCAAAATTACACATACTGGTTCAAACTGGCGTTAGATCGCGTTGTTGAACACTTCCCAAAAATCAGTTTTCGCGATGAAATTTAA
- the crtI gene encoding phytoene desaturase, translating to MENKTVAVVGGGLGALSGAIRLAHLGFSVQLFEKNPTLGGKVNEMVLMDYRFDTGASLLTMPSVIDELFDFAGFNRSNYLDFVPVDPICRYFFPDGAVMDASADKKKMKTAIAQLSPNDVKAYEGFLKYAERIHDLTAEIFMFTPIHEFGKLMRHRYLRTLFRLHQIDPFRTVHQSVSRFFSDPRLVQLFDRYATYNGSDPFQAPATLNIIPYIEYGLGGYYIKGGIYRLVDALEAVAYELSIQIHTSAKVETIRHDSKRVSGVQVNGDKIDADYVLCGADAVVAYHELLEGLQHQREKLNQLEPSLSGMVFLWGVKAKHSTLAHHNIIFSSDYSTEFKQIFRDRQVPDEPTIYIAITSKTDAAHAPTDGENWFVLLNMPYLVPGQMWEKETIRMRRVVLDRLKQLGFDIADQIEVEHVYTPEDFSELYASNQGSIYGVSSNSKTTAFRRLPNRSRLLEGLYFAGGSVHPGGGIPLVILSGKMAATLIAENSF from the coding sequence ATGGAAAATAAAACAGTAGCGGTCGTTGGCGGTGGACTTGGCGCGCTGAGTGGTGCGATTCGCCTTGCACATCTCGGATTCTCCGTCCAGTTATTTGAGAAGAATCCGACTCTCGGTGGTAAGGTAAACGAGATGGTGTTAATGGACTATCGGTTTGACACCGGTGCCTCACTGTTGACAATGCCATCCGTCATCGATGAGCTTTTCGATTTCGCTGGGTTCAATAGGTCGAATTATCTCGATTTCGTACCTGTTGATCCAATATGCCGATACTTCTTCCCCGATGGGGCGGTGATGGATGCAAGTGCAGATAAGAAGAAAATGAAAACCGCCATCGCGCAGCTATCCCCGAACGATGTGAAAGCGTATGAAGGGTTCTTGAAATACGCAGAACGTATTCACGACCTAACAGCCGAAATCTTTATGTTCACCCCGATCCATGAATTTGGGAAACTCATGCGACATCGGTATCTTCGGACACTGTTCCGGCTGCATCAAATTGATCCATTTCGGACGGTTCACCAGAGCGTCTCACGTTTTTTCTCAGATCCGCGTCTCGTTCAACTTTTTGATCGTTACGCGACCTACAACGGCTCAGATCCATTCCAAGCTCCCGCGACCCTTAACATAATTCCGTATATCGAATACGGATTGGGCGGGTATTACATCAAAGGGGGGATATACCGCTTGGTTGACGCATTGGAAGCGGTGGCGTATGAGTTAAGCATTCAGATTCACACATCAGCGAAAGTCGAAACAATCCGCCACGATAGTAAACGGGTGAGTGGGGTGCAAGTGAATGGAGATAAGATTGATGCCGATTACGTGTTATGCGGCGCGGATGCTGTCGTTGCATATCACGAATTGCTTGAGGGACTTCAGCATCAACGCGAAAAACTAAATCAATTGGAGCCGTCATTGTCTGGAATGGTATTCCTGTGGGGTGTTAAGGCAAAGCACTCAACTTTAGCACACCACAACATTATCTTTTCCAGCGACTATAGCACCGAGTTCAAACAGATTTTCAGAGATCGGCAAGTGCCGGATGAACCGACTATTTACATTGCCATCACCAGCAAAACGGACGCGGCGCACGCGCCAACTGATGGTGAAAATTGGTTTGTGTTGTTGAACATGCCATATTTAGTCCCTGGACAGATGTGGGAGAAGGAAACAATTCGGATGCGGAGGGTTGTGTTAGATAGATTAAAGCAGCTCGGTTTCGACATCGCAGATCAGATTGAGGTGGAACATGTCTACACACCAGAGGATTTCTCTGAACTTTACGCCAGCAATCAAGGCAGTATCTACGGTGTATCGTCAAATAGCAAAACCACCGCATTCAGGCGTCTACCGAATCGAAGCCGTCTCCTTGAGGGACTTTACTTTGCAGGAGGTTCAGTGCATCCAGGGGGCGGAATCCCGTTAGTAATATTATCTGGAAAAATGGCGGCAACGCTGATTGCAGAAAACAGTTTTTAA
- a CDS encoding phytoene/squalene synthase family protein produces the protein MNKLWKAEENRFAFEYARRITAYYSKSFYFSAKMLPKEQRWATYALYGFCRHCDNLIDTPRQRTETEIIREIQLLTEELQVAYNTGESQHPIIRAFILVAKAYSIPIEYPLDLLKGVAMDLQQTRYKTFDELSLFCYRVAAVVGLMMTYVLGYKDERAFGYAKQLGIAMQLTNILRDIKEDKDMGRIYLPEKDLVRFGVLERDILEEKLTPHLKELMKFQVERADRYYTEAMPGISLLETESQYAIYSAAKIYRGILRKIEDHNYDPFISRVFVPSTQKIRILLHEGLRAKFLSAQAKLFPVHSGIINK, from the coding sequence ATGAACAAGTTGTGGAAAGCAGAAGAGAATCGGTTTGCCTTTGAGTATGCTCGTAGAATAACCGCCTACTATTCAAAAAGTTTCTACTTCTCAGCAAAGATGCTGCCTAAAGAGCAGCGTTGGGCGACTTACGCATTATACGGTTTCTGCCGACACTGCGACAATCTGATTGATACACCACGTCAACGCACCGAAACAGAAATCATTAGAGAGATACAACTCTTGACAGAAGAGTTACAGGTTGCTTACAATACAGGTGAGTCTCAACATCCAATTATTCGTGCGTTCATCCTCGTTGCCAAGGCATACAGTATCCCTATTGAATATCCGCTCGATTTGCTCAAGGGGGTTGCCATGGATCTTCAGCAAACGCGATATAAAACGTTCGACGAACTCTCTCTGTTCTGTTATCGAGTCGCTGCTGTCGTTGGTCTGATGATGACATACGTCCTCGGCTATAAGGATGAACGCGCCTTTGGGTATGCCAAGCAACTTGGCATTGCCATGCAACTCACCAATATCCTGCGGGACATCAAGGAGGATAAAGATATGGGGCGCATCTATCTACCAGAAAAAGATTTGGTGAGATTCGGTGTATTGGAGCGAGACATTTTAGAAGAAAAACTAACACCTCACTTGAAAGAATTGATGAAATTTCAAGTTGAACGAGCAGATCGCTATTACACCGAAGCCATGCCCGGTATCTCTTTACTCGAAACAGAATCCCAGTATGCGATCTATTCGGCTGCTAAAATTTACCGCGGGATCTTAAGAAAGATTGAAGATCACAACTACGATCCATTTATAAGTCGAGTCTTTGTGCCATCAACCCAGAAAATCAGGATTCTGTTACACGAGGGACTTCGGGCAAAATTTCTATCCGCACAGGCGAAACTATTTCCAGTCCACTCCGGGATAATTAACAAATGA